In Spirosoma sp. KUDC1026, the sequence CTGCCCATCGAAAAAGCGAGCCTGGTTCGTCAAACTCTGGTTGACCTCGGAAGGCGAAATTTGCAATACCGATGTCAAATCGGCGGGGGCAAAATCTTTCTCCAGCACCCGTAAGGCAATTTGCTGCTCGTTATAAAAGTCGCGAAGACCTATCTGATTATCAGCCGTAATAATTCCCACGAACGGACGCCCAACGGTGGCCACCTCGTACGAAACCGTACTACAGGAAACTACCGCCAGATCGCACGCCCGAATGCTGTCAACCATCTGCTGCGGGGAAAGATTGACAAGTAGTCGAACGCCCTGCTGACGTAACGACTCAAAGCTCGCTCTGTGTGGATTTGCTGCTCCCAGGATGACATGAATCTCGTCGATGGCCGCTTGCGTCAGCAGGCTATTGACAACGCGCAGGCTGCAGTTGTCCGGATCGGCCCCGCCCAGATTGACGAGTATTGTCTTCGGGCGAAAATGGCTAACCGACGCTCCGGACCGATGGGTAGCGGCCTCCAGAATTGGTTTTCGGAGTAGTGCGTAGTCTGTTCCAAGCAAAAACTGGGTATATGGTTCTGCCTGGTAGACTTCCCGAGTAGCCATACCGCCGTGATTGATGACAACGTCGGCATACTGATGCCAGGCTGCCAGATCGTCAACAGCCACCAACGTACTACCTGTTTGCTTAATGGCTCGCTGATAAGCAGCCTGAAATGAGTAGCCGTCGAGTACAACTACA encodes:
- the pseG gene encoding UDP-2,4-diacetamido-2,4,6-trideoxy-beta-L-altropyranose hydrolase, with the translated sequence MTDKRIVFRADGNARIGLGHVMRCTAIAEMVGTGRTLTFAIQQPTPAVRDLLHRFDLIVLPETTDYQADAALFASQLTSRDVVVLDGYSFQAAYQRAIKQTGSTLVAVDDLAAWHQYADVVINHGGMATREVYQAEPYTQFLLGTDYALLRKPILEAATHRSGASVSHFRPKTILVNLGGADPDNCSLRVVNSLLTQAAIDEIHVILGAANPHRASFESLRQQGVRLLVNLSPQQMVDSIRACDLAVVSCSTVSYEVATVGRPFVGIITADNQIGLRDFYNEQQIALRVLEKDFAPADLTSVLQISPSEVNQSLTNQARFFDGQSGKRIGTLFETLAAS